The Pseudalkalibacillus hwajinpoensis nucleotide sequence GTACTCGAAACGATGCATGGTATACATGAATCTTCAGTGGAGGGTAAGCATTATGAGATGACGAGTAAGTGCGAGCAACCTGATTCAAAGCCAAGTGACAGTTTATCTGAGACGATGGAGGGATAGGGAATGAAAAAAATGAAAGTAGCGGTTATCGGTTGTGGAAGTATTGCGAGACGGCGTCATTTGCCGGAGTACAATGCAGAGGAAAATGTGGAAATTGTAGCGGTGTGTGATGTGGTGAAAGAGCGCGCGGAGGATATGGTGAACTTGTATGGCGGCACGGCATATACTGATTATCTCACGTTACTTGAAGATGATGAAATTGATGCAGTGAGCGTGTGTTTACCAAACGCATTGCACGCACCTGTATCGATTGCGGCATTGAAAGCAGGGAAGCACGTTCTTTGTGAAAAGCCGATGGCGACTTCAATTGAGGAAGCGAAAGCAATGAATGAGGCAGCGGAGATAAATGGAAAAAAGCTAATGATTGCTCATAATCAGCGATTCGTCGCGTCACACGTGAAAGCGAAGGAATTGATCGAAGGCGGCGAGATTGGAAAGGTCTACAGCTTCCGCACAACGTTCGGTCATCCTGGACCTGAACGGTGGAGTATTGATGGAGCGGATAGCTGGTTCTTCGATAAAGAGCGAGCGTTTATCGGAGCGATGGGAGACCTTGGCGTACATAAATCAGATCTCATGCGCTATTTGCTTGGAGAAATTGTGGAGGTTGGCGCGTTTGTAGAAACGAAGGCGAAGGATAACACGGATGTGGATGATAATGCGGTGTGTATTCTTAAAACGAAGACGGGAGTGATTGGCACACTCGCAGCAAGCTGGTCTTACGTTTCTGGTGGCGATAATTCAACCGTAATCTATGGGGAAAATGCGGTGCTTCGCCTAGAGGATGATCCGGAGCATTCACTGGTTGTTCAGTACAAAAACGGTGATGTCGTGAAATATGAGCTTCAGAAAATCCAAACAAATGAAGCGGGCGGACAGCAAACGACGCACGTGGTTGAGAATTTCGTGGATTGTATTGCGAACGATACCGTACCAGCCGTGAGTGGTGAAGAAGGGATGAAATCGTTGCAGGTGATTTTAGCTGCACTGGAAGCGAATGAAACGAAGCGAGTGGTTGAGGTAGAGGGTGAGCGGGCGGTTATTTAGGGGGTGAGTGGTTGCGCGGTTGGCGCGGTGCCTGTCACCACCCGAACTATGTCACTAAATGTCGAACAGGCTGACGAGATGAATCGTCAGCCTGTTTTGAATTAATGAATAGAAGTTTTAGGAATAATTTTTGTACGGGCATCTAGCACTCGCTTTGCTTTTCCTTCGGAGCGAGGTATTGAGTGTGGTTCTTTCAATTGGATATCCACTGATATAAGCGTTTTCATTTTAAGAGTTTTTCCAAGACTCTCAACAAGCTTCACCGCCATAGGATGGTTAAAATTCATTTCTAGCTTCTTATAAAACTCCTGCTTTACTTCAACATGCAAGGTTACGTGATCTAAGTGGCCTTTTTTCTGCAAGTGGATTTGATAGTGGGGGACGAGTTCTTCTAGATTACATATATATCGTTCGATTTCAGAAGGAAAAACGTTAACTCCCCTGATAATCAGCATATCATCGATACGTCCTTTTACACGGCTCATTCTTGTGGTTGTTCTGCCGCAAAGACACTTTTCTCTCGTAATGGATGCGATGTCACCTGTTCGGTATCTTATTATTGGAAGCGCTTCTTTTGTAAGGCTTGTGAAAACCAGTTCGCCGTATTGTCCCTCGTCGACTTGATCGAGAGTATCAGGGTTAATGATTTCAGCGATAAAATGATCGTCTGCGATGTGGAGGCCATTCTGACATTCTGCACATTCCATTGCAATGCCCGGTCCCATTACTTCACTTAATCCATAAATGTCCGTTGCTTTCAGATGGAATAATTTTTCAATTTGAAATCTCATTTCTTCCGACCATGGCTCTGCACCAAGAATGGCGTATTGTAATGAGGTTGAAGCTGGATCAATGCCTTGCATCATCATAGCTTCTCCAATGTTAAGGAGATAGGATGGAGTGGAGCAAATGATTCTGGGCTTAAAATCTTGAATTAGGGTAATTTGATTAGCTGTATTTCCGCCTGATATCGGGACTGTTGCGCAGCCAAGTCGCTCTGAGCCTGCATGGAGACCGAGGCCACCTGTGAACAGTCCATATCCGTAGGCGTTATGAAGGATGTCTCCCTTTTGTCCGCCTGCGAGTGTGATCGATCTTGCAACAATATCGGCCCAATTTTGAATATCATTCTTTGTATAAGCGACTACGGTAGGTTTACCGCTCGTCCCAGATGAAGCATGGATGCGGACAACTTCGTCCATAGGACAGGCGAGCATCTTGAAAGGGTAATTTTCTCTTAGGTGATGTTTCTTTGTAAATGGAAGTCGTTGCAGATCCTCGAGTGACTGAATATCACCTGGGGTTATATGTATGTTCTTAAAAGTCTCGTGGTAGAAAGGGATGTTCTGGTAGGCGTGTCTGACTGTTCGTTTTAATCCTTCTAATTGATGGTCATGCATTTGAGCGGTGCTCCAAGTTTCTCGTTCAGAATAAATTGCCATACGGTAGCCTCCTTGTATGATACAAAATAAACGACTGAGAGCATAAGTGTCATATTAAAGGTACCTTTTTATGGAAGCGTGGTCAATGAGAATTAGCGGAATTGTGTCTTTGGTCGTGGTGCCTGCGTGGTGCCTGTCACCGCCCGATATAT carries:
- a CDS encoding Gfo/Idh/MocA family protein, with product MKKMKVAVIGCGSIARRRHLPEYNAEENVEIVAVCDVVKERAEDMVNLYGGTAYTDYLTLLEDDEIDAVSVCLPNALHAPVSIAALKAGKHVLCEKPMATSIEEAKAMNEAAEINGKKLMIAHNQRFVASHVKAKELIEGGEIGKVYSFRTTFGHPGPERWSIDGADSWFFDKERAFIGAMGDLGVHKSDLMRYLLGEIVEVGAFVETKAKDNTDVDDNAVCILKTKTGVIGTLAASWSYVSGGDNSTVIYGENAVLRLEDDPEHSLVVQYKNGDVVKYELQKIQTNEAGGQQTTHVVENFVDCIANDTVPAVSGEEGMKSLQVILAALEANETKRVVEVEGERAVI
- the paaK gene encoding phenylacetate--CoA ligase PaaK → MAIYSERETWSTAQMHDHQLEGLKRTVRHAYQNIPFYHETFKNIHITPGDIQSLEDLQRLPFTKKHHLRENYPFKMLACPMDEVVRIHASSGTSGKPTVVAYTKNDIQNWADIVARSITLAGGQKGDILHNAYGYGLFTGGLGLHAGSERLGCATVPISGGNTANQITLIQDFKPRIICSTPSYLLNIGEAMMMQGIDPASTSLQYAILGAEPWSEEMRFQIEKLFHLKATDIYGLSEVMGPGIAMECAECQNGLHIADDHFIAEIINPDTLDQVDEGQYGELVFTSLTKEALPIIRYRTGDIASITREKCLCGRTTTRMSRVKGRIDDMLIIRGVNVFPSEIERYICNLEELVPHYQIHLQKKGHLDHVTLHVEVKQEFYKKLEMNFNHPMAVKLVESLGKTLKMKTLISVDIQLKEPHSIPRSEGKAKRVLDARTKIIPKTSIH